CGCTGATGTACCACTACGCCACCCAGACTGGGATTTTAGTCCGGTACTAGCCTGATTTCAGTCATTGCTGTAACAAGGATACATCGTAAATTACTAGTCATGTCAATAACTTTCGTAGCAACACAGAATAATCCAaacacaatttattaaccaggtaggAAGGTCATAATTCAAAGCCACTCACAATCTAATTAAAAAACGAAGAAACAAATATAATCAAACGAGAATATTGCATACCTGACAAATGatgaagatctggttacagatttctcaaagtaaaatgaaatacatcaaagatacagcatcatgggggTGCATCTCTAGATATAGAAAGTCCCACCTGAATCTTTTACcacatctccttaaataaccagagaacaaagcatataggaatttggtactgattggttATTGTAAAACTCAGGGCTGTCCTTAATTTGCATACAGGGGGTGATTGGTTTATTTCTAAGATGGGAGGTGTCTATCAACATTGATTAAAATGGTTTTGGTAGGAAGTCCACTGTAAAtctaaagccctattcggacgggattagttttacaggggtagatggcgtaatgtaattttaccacaggacgtcggtaatattaatggtcaattcggacgggattagaaatctcagtaaaacattcagaagtgggaggggtaactagtttgcgcagcgcgtcacctctCGTCTTCACGTGCACTTTACCTTGCTTCTtgatatcagatgtgcaaacaacatgaaacAGACAAGGAAAACACTGTgattaatttcagtttggggagaacgtcagtttcatAAACAGTTCCGCGAATCTGAGAAgtgaatttgactttttttttaagtttgtgtcatgttttattcagaaactgACCTGCCACTGACTTGTTTCTCCGTCTAGAACGCAAGAAAATGCTTCTATaagtgcttttatatttaaaagaaacccgcaaattaaaaggaaatgacgcgatttacatggatatttacagctggtctattcgcactggattagtattacctgaggtaatttctccggacctttttacagaaggtaaaagacACCGTAATCTTTaattgtccgtaatgattactgacatagagcattcggactggactaaaatcacagagaagctctgataaaaacctgctttaccccacctccctatgtaaaactaatcccgtccgaatagtacttAAGAGAGTTGTTTTCCAGGGCCTGCATGGTGAACTCATGCTGTGTCCTTTGGGCATGGGCTATCTTTATTCAGGAAATTGTCCTTACACTGATACCCTAGACTAGAGCAGTGAGAGGATCCTATAAATCTGTAAAAATGCAGTTGTGGCCCTCAAGCACAATCTAAAACATGCAGACAATGGTACCTTAAAGTGAAGGcttcccagacagcagacgactctgggccggatccgcacTAGATTCGTCTGCTATCTGGGTTGCTCTCCCGATCTCACATTGTTTCAGACGTCAGTTATTGCCTTTCTGGAAGAGCGACTCATAACGTGGTGTGATATTTTTTAGTCTCTTTTAGCGGGAGACCCAGATTTTGCTGTTCCTACTATTGCAAAATCTATCACATAGGCCAGAGTTCTAGAACGATGGGGATCTGTTATTGTCTCTCTCAGAATTTGAAGCATTACTGTTACAGTCTCTAGCACACAGGCCAAAGACTCTGGTTACGTTTATCCCTTTCCATATGGAGGAGTTTGCATAATTGAATTTACATAGTATGAAATAGAGTATAgtgtgcctttaaaatgtcatgGTGTGTGaaaagcagtggcggctcgtttatgataaaagagacgctcatattcacaaaatacacgcaagacactacCTTAACAGTAAattctgattacgcatgagatttagggtggccattcgtgccagttccgccggacacgtcccaaacatgttttcgggttcgttctctgaaagtcgcgttggtcgaccgcatacgtcatcaaggtttaatatttcgggtttcaTTTCTGAAAAGTGAAgtcaaaacgtctcgatcgccccccagtgactggtcccagtataggtcataaagcccgcctccccatgatattcaatgggacttgagaccaactaaaaaaattaattacacttcaattatcttttttccgaaactggtttctgtcatttactgtagtttttatcacactgatgtaaattcaaatgtttgtttttaaaatacgtttgtgtttagttagttatttaacgatataaaaacggtggtcatgtcatgattgacagctgtgaaatcgtgtgatatgcgcattctacgaGAGCGAGGGCAGGGTTTTGACTTCGCGCCTtcccttcctgctcactactgcgcatgactggtcccgaaatcgctattgcgcagactcaagacccaagatgtcagtgccatatcgggacactggcggcttcacttttcaccaatggaagagagcgaacaggcgtcgtccatcttttttacagtctatgggcggaactggcacgaatggccaccctaatgAGATTCAATCAGATGTGTTCAAAAGGTTCAacacgccgaacacatattttgaaacttcgcatcgtgcccCCTCGAAAAAGAATTGAATTGCAACCAGCGGCTCGGTCCACAGCTCACCGTTTCCTTTcgaagcacatagagaagctacggtagctggcACAGGACAAAAtgtcgtctgagacaatgtagtgaCACAACGCGCTCTGTAGGACAGTTTGTCTATTtaaggctactgtagaaacatggcagctgAAATTGGTGACTTCTATGTATGTATTTCAAGATCATAAAACTTTACAGACTATTAGTGTCATGAGTCTGTTCTGTGTTCCCTGTTTAAagactcttattttgaagtttgTCAGTGTCATCCAtgttttgtagttcttttgtttcaTTGGTCTATGTGATGATTGTTTCCCAGGTGTCTCTCGTTATCCCTCTTTTACCCAGTGTATTTAAGCCCAGTGTGTGCATTGTCTATTTTTGGTGATTGTTATATGTAATGCTCTGTTCCTGTCTTCCTGTTCCATTTGGTGTTTGCCTGTACCTTTTTAGATTATGTTTGTACTTGTTTGTTTGGaattactttaataataaatactGCACTTGGATCCTCTGCCTCAGCGTGCTTCAAGCTACAACATTACAGTTAGAGGACTTAAGATAAACAAATTCTTGAATTAGAGCCTCaatgaagtaaaaaacaaaattgtacTTATGCAATAACatgatgtaaaaaatacaaCCCTTGGTTGGATTTTGCAACCTTAAATGCAGGGTGTCGCAATTTTTCTAAATTTTCAAATATTTCCCCTAAAGCAGAACATGCATAAgcatgtattttaaataataaatcatgGCACCCAGTAATTGGATATATAGGGTTTAGTAACTGTATAGTAAAAAACTCAGCTCGTTTGAGATAGCAAGATTGTTGGGGGATTGCATGTATTTACAATCTCATGCCAACTAGATTACCAAAGCACTGGACAAAGGAAGGCAACCATCTGGGGCTCCCATGAACCAAAGGGcccaaaacacacatttgcattTAAGCTAAATAAACATATAACTCTTATAACCTGttataatcacacaaaaaatgattattttcagCACTGccaaataaacattttgaactGTTTAACAGTTTTCAAGGATTTGCAAGGAAATTTGGCATCGGGACAAAAACATTATGCCACTAGATGGGGGGCCAGAACATTCCAATTTAACAAAAGCTTATTGCATTGATCAAACAAAACTATTGTTTTAACATAAATTACCTGTACCGACACAAGCCAGTGGTTCGTGACTGCTCTTTCggggggcgctaattcaaaataagtgttcggagtgccatgtgtgttgctcgttttttttagagtgtgtgtttgttgcgtcatgtgaaccatcaCGTGTTTCGTCAaggtgggtgcctgctgcacacgcgtcaaaaccatttaagCTCACgctcacaaaatacacgcaaaagacactcccttaacagtaaactctgattacgcatgaaattatgcaagtatctggcaaacgcgagcgtctcttttataaaCCCTTTGGACGCGTCTGCAGCGGTCACTTATTTTGACGAGACACGTGTTGCTCACAGGACCTCTCGAttcgcagaacacatattttgaaaaaaggaacaaCACATGATGGGATACATACATGTTGTAAATGATGAACTTCGGAtcgagcaccctcgaaaaaagaagtcaccagccgccactgattaAAACGTGTTTTCTCTACCTAGATTTACTGTACACGGATTGTGGAATAAAACACTACACTCACTACACTAAAGATTAGTTGACTTTACTGAGTTAAGAAATTCCCAAATgccgcacttcatgtggacttttggtCTCGTGGCTTTAAATAGCGTGTGTTTACTTAGTCTACGAGTTcttagggtgtcccatctgtcatttttatgttcctaagtgtgctcatcagcgccccctttgcacccttgatgcgatTTTCGGCACTGCTGCAGGCTTCACACACTTTACCAACCAGGAGGTCTTTGTAAAAGAgtaatcagaccaatcaggTGCACCCTTGTGGACCCGTGTCAAGGGTCCCTAATGCACCCGTCTAATTTTGTTTTGATGCATATTGCACATTTTCAGTTAATCCAATAAACTTCATTTCACTTGATAAGAGAAGACTCTTATCTAAAAATCAGCGTCAAATTATTTCACAGTGATTGATTTTATCTTTACTATGTGCTCGGTGAGTCTCAGTAACTTAAGAGCCTATCCGGCATGCATGTACATGTCTATCCCAAATCTGAGCCCCTGGCATGCTAAGCTTGTGTGAATAATCTCATGATTACATATCTGGATCCCAGGCAATCTCATGTTTCATTggatctcatttgcatttttgaggTGTTTTTAAGGTGCCAGTGTGGGcacatatttaatataaaagcaGCAGATACCTCGTTCTTTATATCACTTGGTAAAACAAAGGTAAGCCAGATTCacttcttatttttattattatttacatttttcattaaTCCCTTTAGTTTGTTTAGTTAGTTTAGTTTATTTTCTGAGATATATTTTACCTCAAACAGGACTGTTTCGATTTCAGCACATTTTAAGAGAATCTTTGCATAAACGTTCTAAGGATGGCTGATGACAGTAAAGGCAAGTATTAGCTGAGTTCATAAGACAGATTTGAAAACACTATATCAAcaatcaatgtatttttttccaagtattaagaaaaattaaattgtttttCCCCAAATAGATATGGTACATGTAAACAAGGATCACTGGAGCCCATCATTCGTAGAGGAGCTTCTCCCTGCTGCACAGAAGACGGCACTGCTGTACCAGCTCTCTTATCTGTGCCTGGCCAACTTTCCAACCCTTGAAAGGATCATCAGGGCTCGGGCTGTGGAAACTCAGCTTCTGTTTGGCTCCTCTGATGCAACCATGCTTAAGGTGAACACTAATTTACTGCTGGAAACAAACTAACCTTAATGTGTTctatttgttggttcaacttaaaaaaagaagGTTACCTGGTTGTTTAGTTCATTTTCCTccaaaatattagttgactcaaTAAAAGTTAttacaatacaaatatttttaagttgaattacatacaaaaattttaaggcaaccacgTAACTTACcgttttaagttgaaccaacttttctTTTACAGTACACCGTCAGTGTGATTGGCATTATTTAAAGTTaggggcatgcacaccaaagcttttaaacaaggctgaaaacgcctggaggatcccgaatgccagctgtttttttcagctaagcgccagctttcttcagctaagtgctttggttgctgtgatacttctgctttgtttatcagtcgatGTACGATGCGCCGTTTGGGTgatgtgatatttgtcccacccctcgtccactgtgattggacgactGTGTGAGAGCTGACATTGATGACAcgcttccattgaaaacaattgaaaacatgtgccGGCTTCTGACGTAAAAgatttggtgtgcacgcccccttaaacTCCCATCTGAATTTCAAGATTTTCAGTTCAAGCTGATCTCATGTCTTCTACTCGCAGTGCATTTTGACCAGTGAAAACCTGGTTCAGTCGCTGTTTCCCATGCTGGGGAAAGCGGTGGAGAAAAATAAGCCGATTTTGGCCGTCAAATACCTAGCAAAAGCACGAGAATGGATCAAGGACATTATCCATGATGTGGACAAGATCGTGGAAAAGTAAGACAATTtcttttttcacaaaaaatcctgataaactgaaataataatgtaaaaaaaaacaaataaaaaatattattacattttttaatttgtttatttttaaatgttcaatttttttttaaatgttcaaatttgtttatttttttacaatttcaaatttgtttgtttttaaattttcaaattagttttttctaatttgtttctttttaaattttcaaatttgtttatttttacaattttcaaatttgtttctttttacaattttcaaATTTGTTCCTTTTAAAATTTTcaaatttgtttctttttacaattttcaaatttgtttctttttacaattttcaaatttgtttctttttacaattttcaaatttgtttctttttacaattttcaaatttgtttctttttacaattttcaaatttgtttctttttacattttcaaatttgtttctttttacattttcaaatttgtttctttttacattttcaaatttgtttctttttacattttcaaatttgtttctttttaaattttcaaatttgtttctttttacaattttcaaatttgtttctttttacaattttcaaatttgtttctttttacaattttcaaatttgtttctttttacaattttcaaATTGAAATAGCCGATAGCCGATGTCTCAAGGTTGCCTACAAATATGGCCACAAGGCGTGAATGATGACGTTATCAAATAtgattaacattaacatttcttCCACATTGTTTAGGTATGATTTACACAACAAAGATGTTGCAACGTCCACCAGCGATGTTATTAAGGAAAAAATAGATACTGAGAAAAAGATGTCAGAAAAAGACCAGGAGTTGAAGCAGACTGAAGTAGCTCTGAATCAGCTGAAAGCTGAACTCCAGAAAGCCAGCAAAGAGCTTGCTGAAGTtgagcaaaaaataaatgccaAAAGTCATGAGCTTCAAGATTTTGCCAGATCTGTAACCCAAACCAGTAAAGGCCTCGGCATCTTCGCTGCACTCGTTCCATTCGCCGGGCTGGTTGTTAAAAGCATTTATGATGCTGTCAAAGATCCTGAAAACGCTGCAAAAATGAAAGGTCTTGAAGCTGAATTAAACAACTTAATCTCTGATAAGACTGCTCTGAAACACAAGGAGTGGGAGCTCCAACTCCAGATCATTGAC
The sequence above is drawn from the Misgurnus anguillicaudatus chromosome 22, ASM2758022v2, whole genome shotgun sequence genome and encodes:
- the LOC129441064 gene encoding uncharacterized protein, with amino-acid sequence MADDSKDMVHVNKDHWSPSFVEELLPAAQKTALLYQLSYLCLANFPTLERIIRARAVETQLLFGSSDATMLKCILTSENLVQSLFPMLGKAVEKNKPILAVKYLAKAREWIKDIIHDVDKIVEKYDLHNKDVATSTSDVIKEKIDTEKKMSEKDQELKQTEVALNQLKAELQKASKELAEVEQKINAKSHELQDFARSVTQTSKGLGIFAALVPFAGLVVKSIYDAVKDPENAAKMKGLEAELNNLISDKTALKHKEWELQLQIIDWQMKVSRASFERSSIPDPIHLSEVQSSLSKIQAILIQLKNFWESVAQMLDYLEQKTFVGEDLIDDLSELKDEFLDSIKAAKGAWCSFGEGCKKASVIFKLNTRDAYKFLEVSPSSLSKEEWDKEYNSVKKQLEDLSPPKPVKSCETPAINN